A section of the Dehalobacter sp. DCM genome encodes:
- a CDS encoding LysR family transcriptional regulator, whose product MWEQQFLVFKEVAETRNITLAAKRLHMSQPSISIQIQNLESQYGAKFLERTNKGVTLTHAGKIFYQYICQVIQVMKEAGEKIADLTEDKRGMIYIGATLTIGEYLLPHILGYLYRIRPDIDFKAKIANTEIIAQDVIEKKIHIGLVEGPVPQNPELVVESFWQDELVVVVPYHHPWASRSSVTLTELSMERMITREQGSGTRKVMEMALEERGIDPDELNITMELGSTQAVKQVVSAGLGITIISALTVAQECNQKILKAIRIQGCPLYRPLNILTHAQTYQTKEERYFIDFLHNREQLTDILQANTAKDEP is encoded by the coding sequence ATGTGGGAACAGCAGTTTCTTGTATTTAAAGAGGTTGCCGAAACAAGAAATATTACCCTTGCCGCCAAACGGCTTCATATGAGTCAACCAAGCATCAGCATTCAGATCCAAAATTTGGAGAGCCAATATGGAGCCAAATTTTTGGAGCGGACAAACAAAGGGGTAACCCTTACCCATGCCGGCAAGATCTTTTATCAATATATTTGTCAGGTGATCCAAGTCATGAAAGAAGCGGGAGAGAAAATCGCTGATTTGACTGAGGATAAGCGCGGAATGATTTATATCGGAGCGACCTTAACTATCGGCGAATATTTGTTGCCGCATATTCTGGGTTACCTGTATCGAATTCGGCCCGATATCGATTTCAAGGCTAAAATTGCCAATACCGAAATCATCGCCCAAGATGTGATTGAAAAAAAGATTCACATCGGCTTAGTCGAAGGCCCTGTTCCTCAGAACCCGGAACTGGTTGTCGAAAGTTTTTGGCAGGATGAGCTCGTTGTGGTTGTACCTTATCATCATCCATGGGCTTCACGTTCGAGTGTGACGCTTACTGAGTTGTCGATGGAAAGAATGATAACTCGCGAACAGGGATCCGGGACCCGTAAGGTTATGGAAATGGCCCTGGAAGAAAGAGGGATAGATCCGGATGAACTAAATATCACCATGGAACTCGGCAGCACACAGGCAGTAAAGCAAGTTGTCTCAGCCGGACTTGGCATCACGATCATATCAGCATTGACTGTCGCTCAAGAGTGTAATCAGAAGATTTTAAAAGCGATCAGGATTCAAGGCTGCCCTTTATATCGGCCTTTAAATATTCTGACCCACGCTCAGACCTATCAGACGAAAGAGGAACGTTATTTTATTGACTTTTTGCATAACCGGGAACAGCTTACGGACATTCTCCAAGCCAATACTGCGAAGGATGAACCTTGA